The genomic segment TGTCATTTTTAACACTAAAGTTTTTATTTATATGTAGTTCGAACATATTGAGAGCAGGGTCCTTGATGGTTGCCCATGGGGCTCTGGATAAGGCCACAAAAGGCCGCGAATTTTACCGGATCTGTGACATCAGTACAATATCTGACCAAATAAAAAGCAAGAAACTGACAGTTTGTTAGAAGGCGTAACTTTGCGTCGCGAGGTCTCGCTTGAGGCTGGAGTGACCGGGGAGAATCGGATAGGATTCTTCCGCTCTCAAAGTGGACTGTGGGGCTGCTTTTGTTATTCTGTCACAACCTTGGCAATCTTGAGCATATACGGATGTCTTTTTTTGAAAGCAGGCTTCGTCCTCGTTCGCTGTTGCAGCTGATCTTGGCGGGGTTTGTGCTGGTGACTTTTCCTTTGGCATTCCTGCTATACCAGAATACTGTGTCACTCAACTACCTCAGTGGACTGCTTGAGCGTAACATGAGTGAGTCGGTTCAGCAGACGCGCTATGCAACCGAGTTGACCTTTTTATCAACGGATATGGCCTCAACGATTCGTCGTTACCGGGTATTGGGAACGGCGCCGCTCAAGCAACATTATCTTAAGCAACTTGATCACTATGAGAGCTTACTGGCCCAGGAGCAACTGGCTTCGGCAAAGACGACCGGTTTGCTTAAAGATCTGCTACCACAGCTGCAAGCGCTTGCCGGGATGCATGGGGTAGAGATCGATCGACGACTGGATATTTTCATCCCATTTTTTAGCCTCAATCGTCAGCTTTCTAAGGAGATAAAGGCCCAGGTCGATATCCAGGTTGATTTTGTGCAGCAGCAGATCCGGCGCTATCAAAATCGCAGTTGGTGGTATCTGAGCGTGCTGTTCAGCCTGAGTTTTTTATTGATCATGATCTTTACCTGGCTGATTATCCGGCCAATTCGAAAAATGGAGTCGATGATCCACAGCATAGGCTCGGGCCATGATCCTGAGCCGGTGACCATGACCAGTCCGACCGAGTTGGTTGAGCTTTGTGAGAGGTTGCATTGGCTGCACAATCGTCTCAATCAGCTCGAAGAGCAGAAGCAGCAATTTTTACGACATATTTCACATGAATTGAAGACACCTCTATCCAGCCTGCGTGAGGGGGCCGATCTGTTGATAGAACAGGTAGCAGGTCCGCTCAATGAGGGGCAGCTCGAAATTGTTGAGCTGATGGTTGAGAATGGGCAGCGTCTTCAGCAGCTAATTGAGCAGCTGCTTGGATATAACAGATTGAGCCAGCAAAAACAGATTAAGTGGGAGTGGGTTGATATTCCATCCCTGATCCAGTCGGTGGTGAATCATTACCGATTACCTTTAGCGAACTCTCAAATTCGCTTAGTTGAAGAGATTGAGCCGGTTTGTTGGTATACAGATAGTGAGCGATTGCGTTTGATCATTGATAATCTGCTTTCCAACGCAATTCATTATGGAAAGCAGCTCATCTTGATCAAGGTCAGGGTCGAGGAACAACAATTGGTGCTTGATATAGCTAACAATGGAACGGCGATCAGCACAGAGGAGCGTGCGGCTATTTTTGAGCCATTTATTCAGGGGAAGGCCAGCCGGGATGGTCCGGTGCGAGGCAGTGGCCTCGGTTTGAGTATTGCCCTGGAATCTGCATTATCACTGGAGGGACAACTCGTGGTGCTTGAAGAGCATGAAATGGACGTGTGTTTCCGGCTAACCTTGCTGAAACAGGGAGAGGCATCTTGTTCAGAATAATAACAATTGCGCTTTTGGTATTGGGTCTGTGCTCATGTACCAGCTTGTCGCGACAGGCCGCTCAGAGTAATGAGCAAAACTGGCTTGAAAAAATGGCCAAGGTGGATCAGCAGGGCGCCTATTGGCAGAGCTATATCCAGATAGCGGTTAATGCATCTTCAGATCAGCGCAAGCAACTGTTTAGCACCCTGGATGGACAAAAAGATCCCACCAGCCAGCTTAAGCGCGCTATCTTGCTGAGTGTACCGGGGCAGCCCTATCACTATCGCAAGCAAGCGATGCAGCTGTTTAAGCTGGAGTTACCCAAGATGAGTAAAGAGGCGCAGCAATCTCTCAGGCCCTGGGTTGAGCTCAATACAGAGGTGACGGATCTCAGGGGCAAATTGGAGGCCCTGACCAAGATTGATCAGCAGATAGCCGATCAAAAATATAATAGCGGAGGCTTATGATGAGTCAGGCCAGCCTACTCTTAGTTGATGATGATAGCAGTTTGCTCAAGCTGTTGAGCATACGCCTCAAGAGTGAAGGGTACGAGGTTCGCACCGCTCTGTCTGGCAAAGAGGCACTGCAGCTGATTGAACAGCAGCGCCCGGATCTGGTGATGAGCGATCTTCGAATGGATGAGATGGATGGGCTGGCACTGTTTGATCAGATTCAGAAGCGTTGGCTTGGGCTGCCGGTCATCATCATGACGGCACATGGCACCATCTCAGATGCCGTGAGTGCGACTCGCTCGGGGGTCTTTAGTTTTCTGGCCAAGCCGATTGATAAGAATGAGCTGGCTCAGGCCCTGGAGGAGGCACTGGCACAGTCTGCCAGTGAGCAGTATGAGGGGCTGGATAAGGCGTTTGTGACCCGCTGTCCGGCGATGATCCGGACCATTGAGCAGGCCTCCAGAATCGCTCTGAGTGATATCAATGTGCTGATCACCGGGGATAGCGGCACAGGTAAGACCCGAATGGCGCAGACCCTTCACGCCCAGAGCCAGCGTCGTGAAGCCGTGTTCATTGAGATCGACTGCCGCCTTGAAGCTGAAAAGCTTGAGATAGAGCTGTTTGGTGATGGGCAAGGATTTGCCAGTGTTTTTGAGCGGGCGGATGGAGGGATCCTATTCCTTGATGAGGTGGCTGCCATGCCTCTGGCCCTGCAGGGAAAACTGGTGGAGAGTCTCAACGAGTATTGTGTGAACGCCATGGGAGATGTGCGAGAGGGGGAGCTTGATGTTCGGATCTTCTCTGCCAGTCAGCAGGATCTGGTGGAATCTATGGATGAGGGGACGTTCCGTGAAGATCTCTATTACCGGCTCAATGTTGCCAATATCAGCTTACCCAGCCTGCGTGAGCGATTGGAAGATATCCCTGTGCTGGCCAAAGATATTCTCAAGAGCTATGCCAGTGAAAAGACAACCCTGGTTCGTAGCTTCTCTTCGGAGGCGCTCGCCTGCCTGGCAACCGCCAGTTGGCCGGGGAATATTCGTCAGCTGCATAATGTGCTGGAGCAGGCGATCTCACTAACCACCTCCTCGGTGGTGGCGGTTGCGACGATTCGCCAGCTGCTTCCCGAGACCGAGAGTGCCTTCCCGACCCTGGTGGAAGCACGCAATACCTTTGAAAGGGATTATCTTATTCGGGTGCTCAAGCTCAGTGGCGGGAATGCCCGATTGGCGGCTGAGTTGGCAGGGCGTAATCGCACCGATTTCTACAAGCTATTGCGCCGTCATGAGGTAGAGCCGGCGCAATATAAGGGTTAATCGCCCTTCTTCGCGAAACGAGCGGGCCAGATTTTGAATAGCAGCAGCCCGCTCTGCTTCATCGCAAAGCCGAATAGGGCGCCTACCAACAGGGATGGGATTGCGATCTGCCAGGCGCCGTTACTACCAAAAGCGATGCAACAGCCGGCAAAGGTTCCCGGAATATAGGAGAGCCAGCGCTGCTTTCCCTGAAAGCACATCATGAAGGCAACGATCGCCACCATCATGAAACTGAAAACCCCCTGTCCCCAGAGATCCGCCCCTTTGATCAGTAGCATTCCCCAAAAAACTCCGGTGGTATTGGTGAGCCAGGTGGTGATAAGGGAGCGCCAACAGCCCTGGGAGGCAAAATAGCTGGTACAGCCGATAAAGCCAATCCAGGTAACGAGTCCAAACGCGACGGAGAACCAGGCCCAGATCCCGGAAAGGATCCCTGTGGTGATCGCTATGGCTATAAGAGGCGTCATAATTTTTCTTCAGTCAGACACAAGGCCGGCAATTTTGAACAAACTTCCCCCTTAGTGACAGCATCAAGAGTCCGGCTCGTGATCCTGATCACGCACTATACCCAGTTAAAAGGTAAGGTGGTTCATATGGCCTCTTTATTAGCGGCTGACGCCGGGGCATCTGACTGGTTACAATGGGGCAAGAGCAACCGTGATATTGGATGAGATAGAAAATGGGACAAGATAGCTGGGGCATCTGCCATATGGATCCCGAGGTCAACCCCGAACTGGCAGGATATCAGGGGGGAAGTGGCTCACCTTTGATGAGCGTGGTGAAGCGATTGAATATCTTTGTAATGACTATCTGTTGCTATTGGCACAGGTTGGTTCCCTGGATGAACAGCAGCTCGAGATCGCCCGGGAGCGATTTGAGTTACTGGCCGAGCAGTTTGACGATCAGTTGATGATTGAGTCGATGAACGATCTGGCCGAAGGCCTCAGATATATCGTTTGGTTTGGCCCTCTGTCACTGCTGGCCGAGCTACATGAGCCCTTTGCCAATGATATGCGACGCTTTTATTGGGAGGAGTACGCCGAAGAGCCCGATGATCCCGAGGCTCCTGTTCCCGAAGAGCAGTGGGGGGAGTTATTGGAGGCCATTGAGGAGTATATGGCTCATCAGGGATATGGTGGCATCTGAGCCTGAATGAGCAGCCACTGAAAGGGAGTTTCAATGACGAATTTTGCAATCGTGGTGGTGGCTACCGAAGCGGAGCTCTTGCAGCGAGCCCTGGATGAGCTCAAGAGCTTAGAGCTCTGCTTTGGCTTGCATCAGGCTTGCTCAATCAATGAGGCTGAAGAGTTATTAGAACGGTTGGCTGAGTTGAAGCAAGAGGTGGCGGTCATGGTGTGCGATCACCACCTTGAGGATGGTCGAGGGGTCGATTTTTTGATCCGCAATGATGCAACCTACCATAGCTCCCGCCGGATCTTGCTGGGGCGCCATCCTGAGCTGGGTTCCATCATAGAAGCGGTGAACCTGAGCCGACTTGATTACTATCTGCAGTCTCCCTGGCATGAGTCCGCCCTGCGCAAAGTCGTGATAGATCAGGCGACTCACTTCATCCTCAAGCAGGATGTTGACCCGCTCCCCTATGCCCGTATCCTCGACCAGCCTCGTTTACTCAAAGCCCATGTGGATCGTCAGATCGCCCGCTATCGCCAGGGGTTTTTAGACTATACCCACTACAGCGATGAAGAGCTTTCAACCCGGCTCATTGATGCCCTGTATAAATTTTTTGATGGTAACGATGATAGTCATGCCTGTCGCTGCTATACCAGTGGTCATATCCTGACCCGGGAGGGGGAATCGAACGATTACCTGTGGTTTATTGCCAAGGGTGAGGTGCTTTTGAAAAAGCGTGACTCCAAGGGGCAGATGCAGGAAGTGGTTCGTTATCAGGAAGGGGCCCTGGTTGGAGGCATGTCTTTCATCACGGGGGAGCCTGCATTCTCTACCGGGGTTACCCTGACCCGGGTTGAGGTGATACGCCTTGATAAGGCCCTGTTTGCCAAGGTGATGAGTGTTCGCTCGGAGCTGTTGCCGCTGTTCACCAACATGCTACTGCGTCATTTTGACCGGCGTTTGCAAAACAGTATTCGAACCAAGATCAAGTTACAGGAAACCCTGCAGTCGCTGGATGCAGCATATACCCAGCTTATTGATACCGAGAAGATGGCGGTACTGGGGCAGCTTGTCGCCGGGGTTGCCCATGAACTGAATAACCCTGTCTCGGCAATCATCCGTGGCGCGGAGAAGTTGCATCGGCAGATCCCTGAATTAACCGGCATTGAACTCCCGTCAGAGATCACTGAACTTGGCGATCGTATCTTGCGTCAGGCGATGGACTCGAATCCACTGTCAACCAGCACCATCCGGGCTCGAACCAGGTTGGTAAATGAGAGCCTGGAGAATCGGGCGGTGGCTAAAAAGGTGGTTACCATGCGCCTTGATGAAGATGCTTACTGGCCACAGCTTTGCTCCCATGAGCCGGATGAGCGGGATCAGTTGATTACCGAGCTGGAGCGCTTTCATCAGGTCGGGAGCTTTTTGCGCAACATCGATGTGTGTGCCCGGCGGATCGGTGATCTGGTCAAGAGCCTTAAACAATATGCTCGCCAGACCGATGGCCAGATGAAATGGGTTGATCTGCACGAGGGGCTGGAAGATACCCTGCTGATATTTGAGAATCGCCTCAAGCGATTGGAGGTTGAGAAGGTGTATCAACCACTTCCCGATGTGTATTGTGATCCGATAGCTCTTCAGCAGATCTGGACAAATTTTCTATCCAATGCCCTTGAGGCTCTCCTATCAAAGGGGGAGCTGGAGGGAAAGATTATTATCCGCACCCGCGAGTTGGTGGACCAACGTGGGAGCTCCTGGGTTGAGGCGAGTGTTGAAGACAATGGCTGTGGGATCCCACCCGAGCTTCAGGATGAAATCTTTGAACTCAATTTTACCACTAAGCGTGAAGGGGATTTCGGACTGGGGATCGGTCTGAGTGTTTGCGCACAGATCGTACAGCGTCATCAGGGTACGATTAGGGTTGAATCGGAGCCGGGACTCTATACCCGGATGATCGTGACTCTGCCGGTATCTCCACAGAGATGGCAAGAAAGGAGGTCATAAAAAGGGATGAAAAAGTACCTGATAGTCTGCGTGGATGATGAGAGGGAGGTTCTGGACAGCATCGAGGATGATCTGTCTGAGTTTGCCGAGCGCTTTGAGATTGAGTCAACGGAGAGCGTGGCAGAAGCGCGCGAGGTGATCGATGAAATGGCCGGGGAGGGGGTAAAGCTGGCTCTGATCCTATGCGATCACATCATGCCGGGCACCCTGGGGGTCGATTTTCTGATTGAGCTCAATGAAAGGCCTCAAACCTGTGAGTGCCGGCGTGTGCTGTTGACCGGGCAGGCAGATCAGGAGGCGACGATTGAGGCGATTAACCATGGAGGCTTGCACTATTTTGTCGGAAAGCCCTGGCTTGCAGATGAGCTGCGCAAGGTTGTCATTGAACAGCTGACCGAGTTTGTGATTCAGCATGAAAGTGAAGAGCTGATGAGTTATGCCAAGTTGCTTGATTCAGAAAAAGTATTTGCGGCGATGCAGCAAAAAAGAATGGATCTGTAGCTGACGGGGAGATCTTTCTCCCCGTCAGAGCATAAGCATACAGCTGTTTATATATCTTGGGTGTACAAGTATCTGAAAATGATTTAATTATCGCTTTCATACTATTAGTGAAATATTTGAAGCTCATGTCATTAAGCAGTCATAAACACTCTCTAGAATTTTTCGGGCGATTATTTCAGGGAGAAGATGGCTATGCTGATGCAGCAAGCACAGGGACGCGGACAAAATGTAAATCCACTGGTGATGCAAGGGGCAGCGGAGCTTCTCAAGCTACCTCATCAGAGGGTAGCCACTCAGCTAGCCGAGCCAATACTCAGGATGCCCAAGCCGCCGGCTCAGCAGGAGAGCGAGGTGAATCGGGGAAAAGTAGTTCAAGCCAGCCATCAGCTAAATCAAACCAGCCTTCAGAGTCATCCAAGAAGTCATCAGATTCTTCAGAATCATCTAAGATCCCTTCGGCGAAAGAGTTTTTTAAGCCGACCGCCAATATGAAGTGGAAGATTAATGGCTGGATGCAGCTGGAGGCGCAGGCGAAGTTTGAAACTTTTCTGGGATCCAGCCATACCAGTTACCTGGGGAGCTATTCCAAACTGGGTGTAGGGGCTAAGTGGGAGATCTATTTGGCCCTGGTGCAGAAATATAGTTGGCGATCCTATGATGTAAAGGGCACTGAATATAAGTGGGTCGGGTGGAAGAATGGGCTGTATGCTAAAAAAGATTCAACGGCAGCTTCCGTTAGAAAAGTCTTGCTTGAAGAGCATGTTGTTCGGGCTGATGAGCTGGAAGCAGTTAGCCAGAAGCTCCAAACTACCCAAGATAGCGTCCGCATCGCATTTTCTGAAATCGATACAACATCACAGAAGGTTTCAACTCTTGAAAATGAGGTTGCCCTTACCCAGACGCAGGTAATGCATAATTTGAATCAGATAGAAAATACTCAAAATCGTATGCAGTACATTGACTCTAAACTGATGGCTTCAGAAAGTACCATTGAAAGGCATACATCTGAGGTTAAAGATATCCAAAACTCAGTAGCGGCTCTGGGGATGGTGATTGAAGATACTCAGTTAATGATGATTGCTTAAAGTAAATCCACTTCTGGCAGCTCACTACGGCAGAAGGGGGGATTCAAACCAGCACATCTTGCGATGAAGTATTGCTTAGGTTCGTGTCTGATTATCTCAAGTTATGCCTCTTGCATTCACAAAAGGTGCTCCCGAGGTATAGCTTGTTATGCCTGTAGCGTGCGGGTGATTATGCAGGAAAATCTGTCATAAAACTTTCATTGAACTGTCACACTGATGTCATACGACTCTCCTAGAATGCCCTCAACAAATTAGAAACACCATTTTTGTTCTGAGTTCTTGTGCTGAATTAGGGAGAGAGTCATGCCGGGTTTGAAGGGAAAGGAGATCGCTTTTGTACTGTTTGGTTTATGGGCGTTGGGAATCACCGCCCTGGTCAATGTTGCCACGGCCGGGCCTGACTCCGGGGTAGCGCAGCCGGTCGTGCTCTCATCATTTAGCGGGAACTGACTTCGATTAGTCCATGTGATCCATATTAGGAGCGCCCTGGACTCAATAGGGCTCTCATCTGTTAAATGAGCGGGTCCTCCGGCTCGAGAAGCCAGGCGCTGTTGTGAGGCTTGAAGCCAATGTGCGGGTAGTAGTTTTGTGCCGCGGGAGCCGCAAGCAGAATGATGGCACACTTATCACCTAACCGGGTTCGTGTCTGACGGATAAGCTCTTTTCCCACTCCCTTTGCCTGGATCTGTTGGCTCACCGCCAGATCAGAGAGGTAACAGCAAAAAGAAAAATCGGTGACGGAGCGAGCAATACCGATCAGTTCCTCCCCCTCCCAGGCCGTCACCGTCAGGTTGCCATGGTCCAGCATCGACTGCAGGCAGCTTTCATCTTCAATGGGCCGGCGCTCTCCCAGGGTTGAGGTCTGCAGAACATGACGGAACTGTTCTACTGTGATGGTGTGATTGATCTTGTAAGTGATAGCCATGTCATTATCCCGTTAATTCCGAGTTATCTCTTACCGAAAACCGCTCTCGGCTGTGATATTTTGATTTGTGGGGCTAGGCAGCCCGGTGAATGATTATGATGGGATCTTGGCCATATTCAGTCAACCAATGTGAGGTATCAGGATGAGACGAGCCGACAGAGAGATGGAAGATCCCAGTGAGATCGAAGCTGTGCTCCATCAAAACAGGGTGGTGGTATTGGGGGTGGTCGATGGTGATGAACCTTACCTGGTGACGGTCAACTATGGGTATGCCGACAACAAGCTGTATCTGCATGGCGCCAAAGAGGGGCGCAAAGCGAGCAGCTTTGCTACAAATCCGAGGTTGTGCTTTACCGTGACCGATCAGCATCAATTGATCGATCACAAATCTTCAGCCTGTCATCTCTCTTATGGGTTTCGCTCCGTAGTTGGCTACGGAAGGGTTCGAGAGCTTGAGAGTGATCAAGAGAAGACACTTGCTTTTGAGGCGCTGCTTGGGCAGGTTGTTCGTCCCGAACACAAGGTCTCCAAAACCCTGTTAAGGCAGACCGCCTGCTGGGTTATTGATATTGAGAGCATGACAGGAAAACAGCAACTGTTGCCGGAGCACTCTATGGAGAGCAAAGAATAAGGTCTCTGCCTATAATCGGGCCACAACCCTCACCGGAGCGCCTCCGGCCTCAACCTTTAATGGCAGAGCCATGAGTTCAAACTCACCGGAATCAAGGAGCAGCTCCAGCCCTGTCAGGTTTTCGATGATGGGAATCCCTGCTCCCAGGAGCTGCTGGTGGATGGCAAAGGGAGAGTCATCCGGACTTGGAGTGTCCAGCCCCAGCAAGCGGACCCCTGAATCGGTCAATTTTCGGCCAAGCTCAGGGGTGATGAGAGGGTAAGCTTGGTAGTACTCAGGCTTGCCGAAGTGCTTGTCATGTCCGGTCAGGATCAGTACCGCCAGTTCGCGGCGCACAGTGACGCCATCAAGCAGGGATAGTTGTAACTGTTGTTGGCCCCGGGCATCCAGCAGGATCGCCGGGCCGATGAGTCGTGAGAGCCCCAGCTCGCTAATGTTCAGTCCTGAATCGATAAAGTGCATCGGGGCATCCATGTGGGTGCCGGTGTGCATCCCACAGCTCAGGAGGTGATTACTGAAACCATCTTCTCGCACGCTCGCTATTTCAGTGAGTGTGGCGGGAGGATCGCCCGGGAACACCGGCATCGGTGAGCCAAAGGTGTGAGTGAGGTCGATTAGGGGCATGTTACTGACTCCTTGCCGGGTCTTTGTTGTCTGTGAAGGGGAGCTCGAACCATCGATTTCGAATATCCTGAATCTTTCCCTGCTCAAGCAGCTTGTCAAAAGCCTGCTGCCACTCTTTAACGCTTGCCTCAGGGGTCTGGCGTGAAAAGGCCATATACAGGGGAAAGCGTTTGAACTCGTAGATGATTCTGAATACCTCACCTGGCTTCTGGATCTGGCCCAGCTCCTGACGACTCATGGCAATATTGGTCGTGATAAATGCATCGATGCGTCCGCGTTCAAGGAGTCTTGGAAGTTGCAGTGCTTTATTGACCGAGTGCAGGTTGGTAAACCCAAGCTCCTCAAGATAACGCTCCCGGACATCATGGCGATAGGTGCCGATCTGCCCCAGTTTTTTGGCATCGTCTAGTGAGTGGATGATAAGAGGGGAATCCTTGCGGGCAACCAGCAGCCATTTGACTTCAAAGAGTGGTCCCACCCATTGAAACAGAGCTTCTCGCTCGGGAGTTCGGGTTGTGGAAAATAACATGGTATTTGGAGTGCTGGAGATGATTCGATAGCCCCTGGCCCAGGGGACAAGATGGATCTTTCCCGGTTGATTGAGCTTACCCTGAATTGCTTTGACTATTTCGACACTCAGACCTGTGAGATCTCCCTGAGCATTAACAAAATTTCCCGGGGGAGAGTTCTCGGTATAGATAGTTAGCTTGTCCGCATGTGCGAGCGGATTGAGCGTTATGAGTAATACAATCAGTATTGTAAGTAATCGCAGCATGGCGGACTTACTTCCCCTATCTACCTGTTGCTTAATGTCTTTTCTTATGTTGGACGATTGTAGCAGCTCAAAGGAGAATATTTGTTCGTTGACGTAGCAATTTTTGTTGTGCTAGATTGCTTGGGCTGTTCGTGGCCTTATCTGCCACGTTTGAAAAATCAAGAGAGCAATAGAGTCTCAACTGGATGTTTAATTTTTATTATTACGCTCAGTATATTCAGCTTCGATGGCTGCACTGAGTGTTTAAAGTCTTCAGTATTGTCATCGAAGCACCGTTTGAACCTGAGAGGTTCAAGGGCGGAGAGCTTACGAGTGTGATAATACTTCCCTGACTTCCCTTCCTAAGAACCTCACAACTCATTATTGATAACATCAGCTGCCTTATGTGAGGAAATCATCAGTGAATTTTAAATTAGTCGGAAGTGCACTCATAGTTGCTGGCACCGCTCTTGGAGCCGGTATGCTTGGTATTCCCATGGTGTTGGCACAGCTTGGTCTGGTTCTTGGAACCGTGATGATGCTGCTGGTTTGGGGGATCACCTGTTATGCGGCGCTGCTGCTTCTGGAGGTGAACCTGAGTGTCGGGGTTGGCAGTAATATGCACGCCATGGCAGGAAAACTTCTGGGACGAGCCGGTCAGTTGGTGACCAATGGCAGCATGATGTTTCTGCTCTACTCCCTGTTGATGGCTTACATCATAGGGGCTGCCGATCTGCTTCACAGCGCTTTTGACTACTTTGGGTTACAGCTTCCTATGCTGGTTTGCCAGCTGCTATTTGCCTTGCTGGGAGCCGTGGTGGTGATCTGTGGTACCGCCTTGGTGGATAGGCTCAATCGTGCCCTGTTTGCCCTGATGATAGTCTTTTTTCTCGCCGCTCTGATTTTGATGCTGCCGAGCAGCAAGATGGACCTGTTACTGGCAGCGCCTTTGCACGCTAAAGGCTGGTTACTGTGTCTGCCGGTTCTGTTTACCTCCTTTGGTTTCTCTGTGGTGATCCCCTCGCTGGTTCGTTACAGTGGTGCAACCATTAAGCAGATGCGCTGGATTATCATTATCGGTAGTGCCATCCCACTGCTGTGCTACTTCTTGTGGCTGCTGGCTTGTCTCGGGAACCTTCCGGAAGGCAAGCTACTTTCAATGGCAGGAAATGTTCATGCCATGGTTACAGCCCTTTCAGAGCAAAGAGGGCACCTGCGGACCGTGCTGAATCTGTTTGCGGCGATGGCGCTGCTGACCTCTTTTCTCGGAGTGGCCCTGGCCCTGTTTGATCTGCTGGCAGAGG from the Dongshaea marina genome contains:
- a CDS encoding sensor histidine kinase, producing MSFFESRLRPRSLLQLILAGFVLVTFPLAFLLYQNTVSLNYLSGLLERNMSESVQQTRYATELTFLSTDMASTIRRYRVLGTAPLKQHYLKQLDHYESLLAQEQLASAKTTGLLKDLLPQLQALAGMHGVEIDRRLDIFIPFFSLNRQLSKEIKAQVDIQVDFVQQQIRRYQNRSWWYLSVLFSLSFLLIMIFTWLIIRPIRKMESMIHSIGSGHDPEPVTMTSPTELVELCERLHWLHNRLNQLEEQKQQFLRHISHELKTPLSSLREGADLLIEQVAGPLNEGQLEIVELMVENGQRLQQLIEQLLGYNRLSQQKQIKWEWVDIPSLIQSVVNHYRLPLANSQIRLVEEIEPVCWYTDSERLRLIIDNLLSNAIHYGKQLILIKVRVEEQQLVLDIANNGTAISTEERAAIFEPFIQGKASRDGPVRGSGLGLSIALESALSLEGQLVVLEEHEMDVCFRLTLLKQGEASCSE
- a CDS encoding sigma 54-interacting transcriptional regulator, with amino-acid sequence MMSQASLLLVDDDSSLLKLLSIRLKSEGYEVRTALSGKEALQLIEQQRPDLVMSDLRMDEMDGLALFDQIQKRWLGLPVIIMTAHGTISDAVSATRSGVFSFLAKPIDKNELAQALEEALAQSASEQYEGLDKAFVTRCPAMIRTIEQASRIALSDINVLITGDSGTGKTRMAQTLHAQSQRREAVFIEIDCRLEAEKLEIELFGDGQGFASVFERADGGILFLDEVAAMPLALQGKLVESLNEYCVNAMGDVREGELDVRIFSASQQDLVESMDEGTFREDLYYRLNVANISLPSLRERLEDIPVLAKDILKSYASEKTTLVRSFSSEALACLATASWPGNIRQLHNVLEQAISLTTSSVVAVATIRQLLPETESAFPTLVEARNTFERDYLIRVLKLSGGNARLAAELAGRNRTDFYKLLRRHEVEPAQYKG
- a CDS encoding DUF1097 domain-containing protein gives rise to the protein MTPLIAIAITTGILSGIWAWFSVAFGLVTWIGFIGCTSYFASQGCWRSLITTWLTNTTGVFWGMLLIKGADLWGQGVFSFMMVAIVAFMMCFQGKQRWLSYIPGTFAGCCIAFGSNGAWQIAIPSLLVGALFGFAMKQSGLLLFKIWPARFAKKGD
- a CDS encoding ATP-binding protein; this translates as MTNFAIVVVATEAELLQRALDELKSLELCFGLHQACSINEAEELLERLAELKQEVAVMVCDHHLEDGRGVDFLIRNDATYHSSRRILLGRHPELGSIIEAVNLSRLDYYLQSPWHESALRKVVIDQATHFILKQDVDPLPYARILDQPRLLKAHVDRQIARYRQGFLDYTHYSDEELSTRLIDALYKFFDGNDDSHACRCYTSGHILTREGESNDYLWFIAKGEVLLKKRDSKGQMQEVVRYQEGALVGGMSFITGEPAFSTGVTLTRVEVIRLDKALFAKVMSVRSELLPLFTNMLLRHFDRRLQNSIRTKIKLQETLQSLDAAYTQLIDTEKMAVLGQLVAGVAHELNNPVSAIIRGAEKLHRQIPELTGIELPSEITELGDRILRQAMDSNPLSTSTIRARTRLVNESLENRAVAKKVVTMRLDEDAYWPQLCSHEPDERDQLITELERFHQVGSFLRNIDVCARRIGDLVKSLKQYARQTDGQMKWVDLHEGLEDTLLIFENRLKRLEVEKVYQPLPDVYCDPIALQQIWTNFLSNALEALLSKGELEGKIIIRTRELVDQRGSSWVEASVEDNGCGIPPELQDEIFELNFTTKREGDFGLGIGLSVCAQIVQRHQGTIRVESEPGLYTRMIVTLPVSPQRWQERRS
- a CDS encoding response regulator yields the protein MKKYLIVCVDDEREVLDSIEDDLSEFAERFEIESTESVAEAREVIDEMAGEGVKLALILCDHIMPGTLGVDFLIELNERPQTCECRRVLLTGQADQEATIEAINHGGLHYFVGKPWLADELRKVVIEQLTEFVIQHESEELMSYAKLLDSEKVFAAMQQKRMDL
- a CDS encoding GNAT family N-acetyltransferase produces the protein MAITYKINHTITVEQFRHVLQTSTLGERRPIEDESCLQSMLDHGNLTVTAWEGEELIGIARSVTDFSFCCYLSDLAVSQQIQAKGVGKELIRQTRTRLGDKCAIILLAAPAAQNYYPHIGFKPHNSAWLLEPEDPLI
- a CDS encoding pyridoxamine 5'-phosphate oxidase family protein yields the protein MRRADREMEDPSEIEAVLHQNRVVVLGVVDGDEPYLVTVNYGYADNKLYLHGAKEGRKASSFATNPRLCFTVTDQHQLIDHKSSACHLSYGFRSVVGYGRVRELESDQEKTLAFEALLGQVVRPEHKVSKTLLRQTACWVIDIESMTGKQQLLPEHSMESKE
- a CDS encoding cyclase family protein, giving the protein MPLIDLTHTFGSPMPVFPGDPPATLTEIASVREDGFSNHLLSCGMHTGTHMDAPMHFIDSGLNISELGLSRLIGPAILLDARGQQQLQLSLLDGVTVRRELAVLILTGHDKHFGKPEYYQAYPLITPELGRKLTDSGVRLLGLDTPSPDDSPFAIHQQLLGAGIPIIENLTGLELLLDSGEFELMALPLKVEAGGAPVRVVARL
- a CDS encoding substrate-binding periplasmic protein, which translates into the protein MLRLLTILIVLLITLNPLAHADKLTIYTENSPPGNFVNAQGDLTGLSVEIVKAIQGKLNQPGKIHLVPWARGYRIISSTPNTMLFSTTRTPEREALFQWVGPLFEVKWLLVARKDSPLIIHSLDDAKKLGQIGTYRHDVRERYLEELGFTNLHSVNKALQLPRLLERGRIDAFITTNIAMSRQELGQIQKPGEVFRIIYEFKRFPLYMAFSRQTPEASVKEWQQAFDKLLEQGKIQDIRNRWFELPFTDNKDPARSQ
- a CDS encoding amino acid permease translates to MNFKLVGSALIVAGTALGAGMLGIPMVLAQLGLVLGTVMMLLVWGITCYAALLLLEVNLSVGVGSNMHAMAGKLLGRAGQLVTNGSMMFLLYSLLMAYIIGAADLLHSAFDYFGLQLPMLVCQLLFALLGAVVVICGTALVDRLNRALFALMIVFFLAALILMLPSSKMDLLLAAPLHAKGWLLCLPVLFTSFGFSVVIPSLVRYSGATIKQMRWIIIIGSAIPLLCYFLWLLACLGNLPEGKLLSMAGNVHAMVTALSEQRGHLRTVLNLFAAMALLTSFLGVALALFDLLAEVCKSSSSLRGRSINALLTLGLPTVIAIIAPNHFLAALSYAGIAQTIFAILIPSAMVWQLRRGKTGLSFADYRVRGGELGVMAISAFGVVLIAAQF